One window from the genome of Clupea harengus chromosome 19, Ch_v2.0.2, whole genome shotgun sequence encodes:
- the sema4ab gene encoding semaphorin-4A isoform X1, protein MAQLASIWVFLILLYVLGCCQGDAIPRVSFPTGSPGRSVTHFTSPEIGNSTTLLLSSDGDTLFVGARDAILSLDVSEPRTMDMMNKVDWSPTEKDLSDCAMKGKKKTDCPNFIRVLEVLNSTHMYACGTFAFSPRCTYINSETFSLVFGPSGKPDEGRGRCPYDPYQRNTAITVDGELYTGTVADYRGNRPVISRHLSEGSHVDLKLDDTLGWLEDPTFISSSYVPSEEKVYFFFSEVGREYDFIDKLTVSRVAQVCTSDVGGQRTLQRRWTTFAKAQLLCQSQGELPYNVLEDMFTLQPPEGAPEEDTLFYGIFSSQWSVNSGRSAVCVFSLDDIGAVFSGNYKVLNRDTLRWSTRVQEKVANPGSCGLHNASDSTLRFVKENFLTDESVQPSSRKLSMVSPDYSYSNIAVQRVRGAKGRNYTVLYLLTESGYLHKTVLLEKGPHIIEEVQVFRQPQPIKNLLLSIDKGSVFVGSSEGVSEVPVANCSFYSGCAECVLARDPFCGWDPSLRICTDIANIQANAAQDVEKGNVLEECKSLSLSPRSSFPPLRPPTATCLPGELKSVTLNEVVHLQCPEASRLARRHWERPNSRLSPDLYLQQDDGSLRFLATPITLGHYLCLSVENGFQQVLSVYQVKQKSSAGGGGGGTTSQPMSAVPSRTTQDHQPNGEPGMGPLPTTAWGPRRTEGKVRDHEATPTLSPRETAGVTPHKGSRNFTLWLNPVLQAETETETKLKGRGGVTPAKGGSGGVVGEGVEKGGGAGEQLLQTNMPSYLQELVVVSVLLVLSVSMLLTVALYGMRQRCRSRTAPQACARRDAERGAPANTTGGTASTQQEREALKASPRETKRNGQAHNSQVQNGGKSPVTLSKGVANGSNGHLPNTPI, encoded by the exons ATGGCCCAGTTGGCCTCCATTTGGGTTTTCCTCATCCTGCTATACGTGCTCGGGTGTTGCCAGGGCGATGCCATCCCCAGGGTCTCCTTCCCAACTG GTAGCCCAGGTAGATCAGTAACCCACTTTACCAGTCCTGAGATTGGCAACTCCACCACTTTGTTGCTAAGCAGCGATGGAGACACACTTTTTGTTGGTGCACGTGATGCCATCCTCTCACTGGACGTCAGCGAGCCCAGGACAATGGACATGATGAACAAG GTGGACTGGTCACCAACAGAAAAAGACTTAAGTGACTGTGCCATGAAAGGCAAGAAAAAG ACGGACTGCCCCAACTTCATCCGAGTCCTCGAGGTCCTAAACTCCACCCACATGTACGCCTGCGGGACCTTCGCCTTCAGCCCGCGCTGCACCTACATC aactcTGAGACATTCTCGTTGGTGTTCGGCCCCAGTGGTAAACCTGACGAGGGTAGAGGTCGTTGCCCCTACGACCCCTACCAGAGGAACACGGCCATCACAGTGG acgGAGAGCTCTACACAGGTACAGTTGCAGACTACCGGGGCAATCGGCCGGTCATCTCTCGGCACCTGAGCGAGGGCAGCCATGTTGACCTGAAACTGGACGACACTCTTGGCTGGCTGGAGG ACCCCACGTTCATCAGCTCCAGTTACGTCCCAAGCGAGGAGAAGGTCTACTTCTTCTTCAGCGAGGTGGGACGAGAATACGACTTCATCGACAAGCTCACCGTGTCCCGTGTCGCACAAGTCTGCACG AGTGATGTGGGCGGCCAGCGGACCCTGCAGAGACGCTGGACCACCTTTGCCAAAGCACAGCTTCTTTGCCAGTCCCAGGGGGAGCTGCCTTACAATGTGCTGGAGGACATGTTCACCCTCCAGCCACCAGAGGGAGCTCCAGAGGAGGACACGCTCTTCTACGGCATCTTCAGTTCTCAGTG GTCAGTTAACTCAGGCCgttcagcggtgtgtgtgttcagccttgacGACATCGGAGCTGTGTTTTCCGGGAACTACAAGGTCTTGAACCGAGATACACTGAGATGGAGTACGCGTGTGCAGGAAAAAGTGGCCAACCCTGGATCA tgtGGCCTCCACAACGCCTCAGACAGCACACTGCGCTTCGTCAAGGAGAACTTCCTCACAGACGAGAGTGTACAGCCCAGCAGCCGGAAGCTCAGCATGGTGTCGCCCGACTATAGCTATAGCAACATAGCTGTGCAGAGGGTGCGCGGCGCAAAGGGCAGGAACTACACCGTGCTTTACCTGCTCACAG AATCGGGCTACCTGCACAAAACAGTTCTGCTGGAGAAGGGGCCTCACATCATCGAGGAGGTGCAAGTGTTCCGACAGCCCCAACCCATCAAGAACCTCCTGCTGTCCATAGATAAG GGTTCCGTGTTTGTGGGCTCCTCTGAGGGAGTGTCCGAGGTCCCCGTGGCGAACTGCTCCTTCTACTCGGGCTGCGCGGAGTGTGTGCTCGCCCGAGACCCCTTCTGTGGGTGGGACCCCTCCTTGAGAATCTGCACAGACATCGCAAATATACAGGCTAATGC AGCGCAGGATGTGGAGAAAGGCAACGTGCTGGAGGAGTGCAAGTCCTTATCTCTCTCGCCGCGATCCAGCTTTCCACCTCTCAGACCCCCCacag CTACTTGTCTCCCAGGTGAGCTGAAGTCCGTGACGCTCAACGAGGTGGTGCATCTGCAGTGCCCCGAGGCCTCGCGCCTGGCCCGCCGTCACTGGGAGCGGCCCAACAGCCGCCTGTCCCCGGACCTCTACCTGCAGCAGGACGACGGCAGCCTGCGTTTCCTGGCAACGCCCATCACACTGGGCCACTACCTGTGCCTGTCGGTGGAGAACGGCTTCCAGCAGGTGCTGTCTGTCTACCAGGTCAAGCAGAAGAGTAgtgctggaggtggaggaggcggcACCACCAGCCAACCGATGAGCGCCGTGCCCTCACGCACCACCCAGGATCACCAGCCAAATGGCGAGCCCGGGATGGGCCCACTGCCCACAACCGCCTGGGGGCCAAGGAGGACCGAGGGGAAGGTGAGAGATCACGAGGCAACGCCTACGCTGTCGCCGCGGGAGACGGCAGGGGTGACGCCGCACAAGGGCAGCAGGAACTTCACCTTGTGGCTGAACCCGGTACTGCAGGccgagactgagactgagacgaAACTGAAGGGCCGCGGGGGCGTGACGCCTGCCAAGGGGGGGTCAGGAGGTGTAGTAGGAGAAGGggtggagaaaggaggaggtgCTGGGGAGCAGCTGCTGCAGACCAACATGCCGAGCTACCTGCAGGAGCTGGTGGTGGTTTCGGTGCTGCTCGTGCTGAGTGTGAGCATGCTGCTCACTGTCGCCCTCTACGGCATGAGGCAGCGCTGCCGCAGTCGCACCGCGCCCCAGGCCTGCGCACGCCGAGACGCAGAGAGGGGGGCCCCCGCCAACACCACCGGGGGGACCGCCTCCACTCAGCAGGAGCGGGAGGCTCTCAAGGCGTCGCCACGGGAGACGAAACGCAATGGACAGGCGCACAATAGCCAGGTGCAGAACGGCGGGAAGAGTCCAGTCACTCTGAGCAAGGGCGTGGCCAACGGTTCTAACGGGCACCTCCCCAACACGCCCATATGA
- the sema4ab gene encoding semaphorin-4A isoform X2: MAQLASIWVFLILLYVLGCCQGDAIPRVSFPTGSPGRSVTHFTSPEIGNSTTLLLSSDGDTLFVGARDAILSLDVSEPRTMDMMNKVDWSPTEKDLSDCAMKGKKKTDCPNFIRVLEVLNSTHMYACGTFAFSPRCTYINSETFSLVFGPSGKPDEGRGRCPYDPYQRNTAITVDGELYTGTVADYRGNRPVISRHLSEGSHVDLKLDDTLGWLEDPTFISSSYVPSEEKVYFFFSEVGREYDFIDKLTVSRVAQVCTSDVGGQRTLQRRWTTFAKAQLLCQSQGELPYNVLEDMFTLQPPEGAPEEDTLFYGIFSSQWSVNSGRSAVCVFSLDDIGAVFSGNYKVLNRDTLRWSTRVQEKVANPGSCGLHNASDSTLRFVKENFLTDESVQPSSRKLSMVSPDYSYSNIAVQRVRGAKGRNYTVLYLLTESGYLHKTVLLEKGPHIIEEVQVFRQPQPIKNLLLSIDKGSVFVGSSEGVSEVPVANCSFYSGCAECVLARDPFCGWDPSLRICTDIANIQANAAQDVEKGNVLEECKSLSLSPRSSFPPLRPPTGELKSVTLNEVVHLQCPEASRLARRHWERPNSRLSPDLYLQQDDGSLRFLATPITLGHYLCLSVENGFQQVLSVYQVKQKSSAGGGGGGTTSQPMSAVPSRTTQDHQPNGEPGMGPLPTTAWGPRRTEGKVRDHEATPTLSPRETAGVTPHKGSRNFTLWLNPVLQAETETETKLKGRGGVTPAKGGSGGVVGEGVEKGGGAGEQLLQTNMPSYLQELVVVSVLLVLSVSMLLTVALYGMRQRCRSRTAPQACARRDAERGAPANTTGGTASTQQEREALKASPRETKRNGQAHNSQVQNGGKSPVTLSKGVANGSNGHLPNTPI; encoded by the exons ATGGCCCAGTTGGCCTCCATTTGGGTTTTCCTCATCCTGCTATACGTGCTCGGGTGTTGCCAGGGCGATGCCATCCCCAGGGTCTCCTTCCCAACTG GTAGCCCAGGTAGATCAGTAACCCACTTTACCAGTCCTGAGATTGGCAACTCCACCACTTTGTTGCTAAGCAGCGATGGAGACACACTTTTTGTTGGTGCACGTGATGCCATCCTCTCACTGGACGTCAGCGAGCCCAGGACAATGGACATGATGAACAAG GTGGACTGGTCACCAACAGAAAAAGACTTAAGTGACTGTGCCATGAAAGGCAAGAAAAAG ACGGACTGCCCCAACTTCATCCGAGTCCTCGAGGTCCTAAACTCCACCCACATGTACGCCTGCGGGACCTTCGCCTTCAGCCCGCGCTGCACCTACATC aactcTGAGACATTCTCGTTGGTGTTCGGCCCCAGTGGTAAACCTGACGAGGGTAGAGGTCGTTGCCCCTACGACCCCTACCAGAGGAACACGGCCATCACAGTGG acgGAGAGCTCTACACAGGTACAGTTGCAGACTACCGGGGCAATCGGCCGGTCATCTCTCGGCACCTGAGCGAGGGCAGCCATGTTGACCTGAAACTGGACGACACTCTTGGCTGGCTGGAGG ACCCCACGTTCATCAGCTCCAGTTACGTCCCAAGCGAGGAGAAGGTCTACTTCTTCTTCAGCGAGGTGGGACGAGAATACGACTTCATCGACAAGCTCACCGTGTCCCGTGTCGCACAAGTCTGCACG AGTGATGTGGGCGGCCAGCGGACCCTGCAGAGACGCTGGACCACCTTTGCCAAAGCACAGCTTCTTTGCCAGTCCCAGGGGGAGCTGCCTTACAATGTGCTGGAGGACATGTTCACCCTCCAGCCACCAGAGGGAGCTCCAGAGGAGGACACGCTCTTCTACGGCATCTTCAGTTCTCAGTG GTCAGTTAACTCAGGCCgttcagcggtgtgtgtgttcagccttgacGACATCGGAGCTGTGTTTTCCGGGAACTACAAGGTCTTGAACCGAGATACACTGAGATGGAGTACGCGTGTGCAGGAAAAAGTGGCCAACCCTGGATCA tgtGGCCTCCACAACGCCTCAGACAGCACACTGCGCTTCGTCAAGGAGAACTTCCTCACAGACGAGAGTGTACAGCCCAGCAGCCGGAAGCTCAGCATGGTGTCGCCCGACTATAGCTATAGCAACATAGCTGTGCAGAGGGTGCGCGGCGCAAAGGGCAGGAACTACACCGTGCTTTACCTGCTCACAG AATCGGGCTACCTGCACAAAACAGTTCTGCTGGAGAAGGGGCCTCACATCATCGAGGAGGTGCAAGTGTTCCGACAGCCCCAACCCATCAAGAACCTCCTGCTGTCCATAGATAAG GGTTCCGTGTTTGTGGGCTCCTCTGAGGGAGTGTCCGAGGTCCCCGTGGCGAACTGCTCCTTCTACTCGGGCTGCGCGGAGTGTGTGCTCGCCCGAGACCCCTTCTGTGGGTGGGACCCCTCCTTGAGAATCTGCACAGACATCGCAAATATACAGGCTAATGC AGCGCAGGATGTGGAGAAAGGCAACGTGCTGGAGGAGTGCAAGTCCTTATCTCTCTCGCCGCGATCCAGCTTTCCACCTCTCAGACCCCCCacag GTGAGCTGAAGTCCGTGACGCTCAACGAGGTGGTGCATCTGCAGTGCCCCGAGGCCTCGCGCCTGGCCCGCCGTCACTGGGAGCGGCCCAACAGCCGCCTGTCCCCGGACCTCTACCTGCAGCAGGACGACGGCAGCCTGCGTTTCCTGGCAACGCCCATCACACTGGGCCACTACCTGTGCCTGTCGGTGGAGAACGGCTTCCAGCAGGTGCTGTCTGTCTACCAGGTCAAGCAGAAGAGTAgtgctggaggtggaggaggcggcACCACCAGCCAACCGATGAGCGCCGTGCCCTCACGCACCACCCAGGATCACCAGCCAAATGGCGAGCCCGGGATGGGCCCACTGCCCACAACCGCCTGGGGGCCAAGGAGGACCGAGGGGAAGGTGAGAGATCACGAGGCAACGCCTACGCTGTCGCCGCGGGAGACGGCAGGGGTGACGCCGCACAAGGGCAGCAGGAACTTCACCTTGTGGCTGAACCCGGTACTGCAGGccgagactgagactgagacgaAACTGAAGGGCCGCGGGGGCGTGACGCCTGCCAAGGGGGGGTCAGGAGGTGTAGTAGGAGAAGGggtggagaaaggaggaggtgCTGGGGAGCAGCTGCTGCAGACCAACATGCCGAGCTACCTGCAGGAGCTGGTGGTGGTTTCGGTGCTGCTCGTGCTGAGTGTGAGCATGCTGCTCACTGTCGCCCTCTACGGCATGAGGCAGCGCTGCCGCAGTCGCACCGCGCCCCAGGCCTGCGCACGCCGAGACGCAGAGAGGGGGGCCCCCGCCAACACCACCGGGGGGACCGCCTCCACTCAGCAGGAGCGGGAGGCTCTCAAGGCGTCGCCACGGGAGACGAAACGCAATGGACAGGCGCACAATAGCCAGGTGCAGAACGGCGGGAAGAGTCCAGTCACTCTGAGCAAGGGCGTGGCCAACGGTTCTAACGGGCACCTCCCCAACACGCCCATATGA
- the LOC116224905 gene encoding uncharacterized protein LOC116224905 produces the protein MALDSQDPLPLPGNLTRRQVKGFMRVEPITLGSIQILIAVLTMFLSVSLLTPYDLTSQDFVNYSIEILIGSAELIISGAVLIHTGRRPSMCMITAMLVFHLVSLAISIAAIAMLSNHLPYRQNMYHCEHCSELELDVAQQHCFKTCAYKVESPCKYLIDGLLITLVVFITLELLICIIAILFGLQVLIQGRTQLPRLTQKTAPGQSIEAPLSEEAVEEGTVAVEVETLPAEPVVDPPPYKV, from the exons ATGGCTTTAGATAGCCAGGACCCCTTGCCTCTTCCTGGGAACCTCACCAGGAGACAGGTGAAAGGCTTCATGCGAGTGGAGCCCATTACGCTGGGG TCCATTCAGATCCTGATTGCAGTGTTGACCATGTTCCTGAGTGTCTCTTTGCTAACTCCCTACGACCTCACCTCCCAGGACTTCGTCAATTACAGTATTGAGATTCTCATAGGTTCAGCGGAG TTAATCATATCAGGCGCTGTCCTTATTCACACTGGGAGACGGCCCTCAATGTGCATG ATCACAGCAATGCTGGTATTCCACCTCGTGAGTCTGGCCATCAGTATAGCGGCCATCGCTATGCTTTCCAACCACCTGCCGTACCGACAGAACATGTACCACTGCGAGCACTGCAGTGAGCTGGAGCTGGACGTGGCG cAACAACACTGTTTCAAGACATGCGCTTACAAAGTGGAGAGCCCCTGTAAA TATTTGATTGACGGCCTTCTCATCACCCTGGTGGTATTCATTACTCTGGAGCTTCTGATCTGCATCATAGCTATACTGTTCGGCCTGCAGGTGCTCATCCAAGGTAGAACACAG CTTCCTCGTCTCACTCAGAAAACTGCACCAGGCCAGTCTATTGAGGCTCCCCTGTCTGAG gaggcaGTAGAGGAAGGTACTGTTGCTGTAGAGGTGGAAACACTTCCAGCAGAACCAGTGGTGGATCCACCGCCATATAAGGTCTGA